Within the Serratia sp. UGAL515B_01 genome, the region ATTTGCCTGCTAATACTGCCAGCATGCGGCGTATATATTCGCGAGAACCACCGGGCACGACAAACCATTGTGGACGGTTGGTGATATCAAGCAGGCCATGATGGTCAAAAAAGCGCAGGAATAACACCAAAGGAAACTGGCGCATATCCGCCATCGAAGAGGACCAGATCGCCGCGCCCATAGGCAGTAGATAGTGCTGGGCAAAATAGTTCGAAAAAGCGTTCTGGTGCAGGAAATCATTCAATGTTTCTGTGCCAATACTCCCTTCGCTGAGGCGCTTTTTACATTGGCGATTGAAGCGTAAAATTTCCAGCAAAAAACGATAGAAACGTGGGTTGAGCAAGTTTCGACGTTGAGCAAACAAAGTATTGAGCGTATGGCCGTTGTACTCTAATCCGCTGCTGGGATGGGTAACGGAGAAGCTCATTTCTGTTGGTTGGCCGCTGATACCCAGTTCATCCAGTAAGGCGATAAAGTTAGGGTAAGTCCGTTCGTTATAGACGATAAAACCGGTGTCGATCGCGTAGTGCTGTCCTTCCAGCGTCACATCGACGGTTGCAGTATGGCCACCGGGATAATCATTGGCTTCAAATAGTGTAACCTGATGTGTTGGCGCCAGTTTCCAGGCGCAAGTCAGGCCTGAGATCCCACTGCCAATAATGGCAATATTCATTGTTTTACCTCACCATACGTTTTGCCAACCAGCGTTGTAGCGCTTGTGGCAATATTGCTGTCATCCGTAACAAAGCCGCGAACACCGGTGGAAAAGCGATCTCGGCACGGCCTTTAGCCAGGCCTTGGCGGATATAAGTTGATGCTTGTTCAGTGGTGATGATCATCGGCATAGCGAAGTCGTTACGGTCCGTCAGCGGAGTAGCAACGAAGCCGGGTAATACCAGGGAAATGCCGATCTCACGCTTTGCCAAATCCACCGCTAGACTGCGAGCAAAATAGGCCAAAGCGGCTTTTGAGGCTCCGTAGGCTTCAGCCCGTGGTAGGGGAACCAGGCTGGCGGTTGAACCAACCAATGCAACTCGTGCCCCGGCCTTCAGTTGTGGTAACAGGGCATCAAGGCAATTAATAGGCCCTATAAAATTGGTACTCAACACGCGTGCG harbors:
- a CDS encoding NAD(P)/FAD-dependent oxidoreductase, which produces MNIAIIGSGISGLTCAWKLAPTHQVTLFEANDYPGGHTATVDVTLEGQHYAIDTGFIVYNERTYPNFIALLDELGISGQPTEMSFSVTHPSSGLEYNGHTLNTLFAQRRNLLNPRFYRFLLEILRFNRQCKKRLSEGSIGTETLNDFLHQNAFSNYFAQHYLLPMGAAIWSSSMADMRQFPLVLFLRFFDHHGLLDITNRPQWFVVPGGSREYIRRMLAVLAGKFTLHLNTPVLRVERHTDHSVVHSSLGEQRFDQIIFACHADQALHLLSDASPLEQQILSQLPYQANEVVLHTDTQLLPRQRRAWASWNYLLPTNDGLAETLRASVTYNMNILQGLQAPHTFCVTLNPQQPVNPTQILRQFTYHHPVFNQASAQAQQQRSLINGQQNTWFCGAYWYHGFHEDGVRSALDVTQALLQAQPV
- a CDS encoding SDR family NAD(P)-dependent oxidoreductase; the encoded protein is MQRVLITGASSGIGQQLALDYAAQGWQVIACGRNETRLAALRDQNSAITPLSFDVTDLATTRAALAPYTAELVILCAGTCEYLNDGVVDAELVARVLSTNFIGPINCLDALLPQLKAGARVALVGSTASLVPLPRAEAYGASKAALAYFARSLAVDLAKREIGISLVLPGFVATPLTDRNDFAMPMIITTEQASTYIRQGLAKGRAEIAFPPVFAALLRMTAILPQALQRWLAKRMVR